The following proteins are encoded in a genomic region of bacterium:
- a CDS encoding DUF5666 domain-containing protein has translation MHRIRNYPWMLALIAMLVAGVTFEAVRLHASAQTQPPAQGTQPRQGGRVFGTIQSVSAGSFVVTGRDGRAVTVRTGAATKVLGQTAAGLTDIKAGDAVRIVATKAQDGSYTALMVQDTPAGLRAGAPRGGGVRTNATGRVFMSGSVVRVSGMSLAVASADGTATTVTIPQTAKLMRTTALALTSLAAGAHVAVTGTPNQDGSLTASTIMVMTAKR, from the coding sequence TTGCACAGGATTCGGAACTATCCATGGATGCTCGCACTCATCGCTATGCTGGTCGCGGGGGTGACGTTCGAGGCGGTCCGGTTGCACGCGTCGGCGCAGACGCAGCCGCCGGCGCAGGGGACGCAGCCGCGCCAGGGCGGCCGGGTCTTCGGGACGATTCAATCCGTGTCGGCCGGCTCGTTTGTCGTGACGGGGCGTGACGGCCGGGCCGTCACGGTGAGGACGGGTGCGGCGACGAAGGTCCTCGGTCAGACCGCCGCGGGCCTCACCGACATCAAAGCCGGTGACGCCGTCCGGATCGTGGCGACCAAAGCGCAGGACGGATCGTACACGGCGCTGATGGTGCAGGACACGCCGGCCGGGCTTAGGGCCGGCGCGCCGCGCGGCGGCGGTGTGCGCACCAACGCCACCGGACGTGTCTTCATGTCCGGATCGGTGGTGCGCGTGAGCGGCATGTCGCTTGCCGTGGCGTCGGCGGACGGAACCGCCACCACGGTCACGATTCCGCAGACGGCGAAACTGATGCGGACGACCGCGCTGGCTCTGACGAGCTTGGCCGCGGGCGCGCACGTCGCTGTGACGGGCACGCCCAATCAGGACGGATCGCTGACCGCGAGCACGATTATGGTGATGACGGCGAAGCGGTAA
- a CDS encoding glycosyltransferase has product MPRVAAIIPAFNEERTIGDVVSAVRHSGFVDDVIVVSDGSQDATVYAARTHGARVVELRENHGKGGAIAAGLAATDARVILLLDGDLVGLTTRHVENLLGPVLSGAAEVSIGQIEPDLMQRLFPNFSGQRAVRRAVLEALPDLGHTGFGVEAALNRHVKHSGLRTRTVPLGSLTHLSKLEKHGFLRGYVGKLKATWQIAKWSGRNGRART; this is encoded by the coding sequence ATGCCCCGAGTCGCCGCCATCATTCCGGCGTTCAACGAGGAACGGACCATCGGGGACGTCGTGAGCGCCGTCCGGCACAGCGGCTTCGTGGATGACGTGATCGTCGTGAGCGACGGATCCCAGGATGCCACCGTGTATGCGGCCCGGACCCACGGCGCCCGGGTCGTCGAACTGCGCGAGAACCACGGCAAGGGCGGGGCGATCGCCGCCGGGCTTGCGGCGACCGATGCGCGCGTCATTCTGCTGCTGGACGGCGATCTCGTAGGTCTCACCACCCGGCACGTCGAGAACCTCCTCGGGCCCGTGCTGAGCGGCGCGGCCGAGGTCAGCATCGGACAGATCGAACCGGACCTGATGCAACGATTGTTCCCGAATTTCTCCGGCCAGCGCGCCGTGCGGCGCGCCGTCCTCGAGGCCCTTCCGGATCTCGGCCACACCGGCTTCGGCGTCGAGGCGGCGCTCAACCGGCACGTGAAACATTCCGGCCTCCGCACGCGCACGGTTCCGCTCGGGTCGTTGACGCACCTGTCCAAACTGGAAAAGCACGGCTTCCTCCGCGGGTACGTCGGCAAGCTCAAGGCAACGTGGCAAATCGCCAAGTGGAGCGGGCGCAACGGCCGCGCCAGAACCTGA
- a CDS encoding methyltransferase domain-containing protein: MHDDMRAAKQAVQSQFGRQASWYTVSPRHERSRGLGILTRLAAAAATDRALDVATGTGFTAFALAARCRAVVALDFTAGMVREAVGLKEERGVANVTFCLGDAEALPFRNDAFDLVVCRYASHHFPNLRQAFAEMARVTRRGGRVVIDDTCAPEDSSLADLMNRWELRRDASHVLNIPLNRLRTLFESAGLTVKAAEKTVIPQWFGEWSGRGGMAPADAAALRAEFANAGPEAQAEFRIRTENDDLAFAWGEAVVLGVKR, encoded by the coding sequence GTGCACGACGACATGCGCGCAGCAAAACAGGCGGTCCAGTCGCAGTTCGGACGGCAGGCGTCATGGTACACGGTGAGCCCGCGGCACGAACGGTCACGCGGACTCGGAATCCTCACGCGTCTCGCGGCAGCCGCCGCCACCGACCGCGCACTCGACGTCGCGACCGGCACCGGCTTCACGGCGTTCGCCCTGGCCGCCCGGTGCCGGGCCGTGGTGGCGCTTGACTTTACCGCCGGCATGGTGCGCGAAGCCGTCGGGCTGAAGGAAGAACGCGGCGTGGCGAACGTCACGTTTTGTCTCGGCGATGCTGAGGCGTTGCCCTTTCGCAACGACGCGTTCGATCTTGTCGTCTGCCGCTACGCATCGCACCATTTTCCGAATCTGCGACAGGCGTTCGCGGAGATGGCGCGGGTGACGCGCCGCGGCGGCCGCGTCGTGATCGACGACACATGCGCGCCTGAAGATTCGTCCCTGGCGGACTTGATGAATCGGTGGGAACTGCGGCGCGACGCGTCGCATGTCCTCAACATCCCGCTAAACCGCCTGCGGACGCTGTTCGAATCGGCCGGGCTGACCGTCAAGGCAGCGGAGAAGACTGTGATCCCGCAGTGGTTCGGCGAATGGTCCGGCCGAGGCGGCATGGCCCCGGCGGACGCGGCGGCGCTACGGGCCGAATTTGCGAACGCCGGTCCAGAGGCGCAGGCCGAATTCCGGATCAGAACCGAGAACGACGACCTCGCGTTCGCGTGGGGCGAAGCCGTCGTCCTCGGGGTGAAGCGCTGA
- a CDS encoding polymer-forming cytoskeletal protein yields the protein MAPAGVALLVLGAVLLGVTAAQAEDVLLRFGDTIVPQGTIVYGDAVVVGGRLEVAGTVTGNAVVAGGSVDVSGRVGGDVRAVGGDVVLGSTAVVGGGAQASGGHVTVAPGAVVGRAAPGPPATPPVPLPFPPPAPPPSPFPGPPVWIPPAILGWFAIWHLVAGLVIALLLVTFVGTAWFTAALFPGVTAVVAGALERNPGGAGLAGVAVWLLAGPVLLLLALTIAGLPLVLLAVSALLIAVQLGISAVAVVVGHRVRPGRIALEALVGAVLVALAFAVPHAGWILGFAATIWGTGGVAMAIVERRGVQGPMPPAPSSPAPSPYDGPSARRLL from the coding sequence GTGGCGCCGGCCGGGGTGGCGCTGCTCGTGCTCGGCGCCGTTCTGCTCGGCGTAACGGCGGCGCAGGCGGAGGACGTCCTGTTGCGGTTCGGCGACACCATTGTTCCCCAGGGAACGATCGTCTACGGTGACGCGGTGGTCGTGGGGGGCAGGCTCGAGGTTGCCGGCACGGTGACCGGAAACGCCGTCGTGGCCGGGGGCTCGGTCGATGTGAGCGGCCGCGTCGGCGGCGACGTTCGCGCGGTCGGCGGGGATGTGGTGCTCGGCTCGACGGCCGTGGTGGGCGGGGGGGCGCAGGCATCCGGTGGGCACGTGACGGTTGCTCCCGGCGCCGTCGTCGGCCGCGCGGCGCCCGGTCCGCCCGCCACTCCGCCCGTACCGCTGCCGTTCCCGCCACCGGCGCCGCCGCCGTCCCCGTTCCCCGGGCCGCCCGTGTGGATACCGCCGGCCATCCTGGGTTGGTTCGCGATCTGGCACTTGGTTGCCGGCCTGGTGATCGCGCTTCTGCTCGTGACGTTCGTCGGGACCGCCTGGTTCACGGCCGCGCTGTTCCCCGGCGTGACGGCCGTCGTCGCCGGCGCGCTCGAGCGTAATCCGGGTGGCGCCGGACTCGCCGGGGTGGCCGTGTGGCTGCTTGCCGGACCGGTCCTGCTGCTGCTCGCGCTGACCATCGCCGGTCTGCCGCTCGTGTTGCTGGCCGTCTCGGCGCTCCTCATCGCCGTGCAGTTGGGGATCAGTGCCGTCGCGGTGGTCGTCGGGCACCGCGTCCGGCCCGGGCGCATCGCGCTCGAGGCTTTGGTCGGGGCGGTGCTCGTCGCGCTGGCCTTTGCCGTGCCCCACGCGGGGTGGATTCTCGGCTTTGCCGCCACGATCTGGGGCACGGGGGGCGTTGCGATGGCGATCGTAGAGCGCCGCGGCGTCCAGGGCCCCATGCCCCCGGCGCCGTCCTCGCCGGCACCGTCGCCGTATGACGGGCCGTCCGCACGGCGTCTGCTATAA
- a CDS encoding TatD family hydrolase: protein MWIDAHLHLDSADFDPDRDAVVARAAAADVGLMVSAATSVEGAEGALTLARRYPGVRAAVGVHPEHAGALDAAALEALAGLARDPSVVAVGEIGLDYARGAANKSAQIDAFRAQVRLARRLGLPVVVHDREAHEDVERILMDEGASGVVLHCFSGPPEMAARCAAAGWMISLAGPVTFRNAGTLREVARIVPEDRLLVETDAPYLSPVPMRGRRCEPAFVLHTARAIAALRRIPPESLQVVVERNARRVFGVVDERPPAANTERPAQRGRWG, encoded by the coding sequence ATGTGGATCGACGCGCACCTGCATCTCGACTCTGCCGACTTCGACCCCGACCGCGACGCGGTGGTAGCCCGTGCCGCGGCCGCGGACGTCGGCCTGATGGTGTCCGCGGCGACGTCGGTGGAGGGTGCCGAAGGCGCGCTCACGCTCGCGCGCCGGTACCCCGGCGTGCGCGCGGCGGTGGGCGTGCATCCCGAACACGCCGGCGCGCTGGACGCCGCCGCGTTGGAGGCGCTGGCGGGGCTGGCCCGCGACCCTTCCGTGGTCGCGGTCGGGGAGATCGGCCTCGACTACGCCCGCGGCGCCGCGAACAAATCCGCGCAGATCGACGCGTTTCGAGCCCAGGTCCGCCTGGCCCGCAGGCTCGGGCTGCCGGTCGTCGTCCACGACCGCGAGGCGCACGAGGATGTCGAGCGGATATTAATGGATGAGGGCGCCTCCGGGGTGGTGCTGCATTGTTTTTCGGGGCCGCCGGAGATGGCGGCGCGGTGCGCGGCGGCGGGCTGGATGATTTCCCTGGCCGGCCCGGTGACGTTTCGAAATGCCGGAACGCTGCGCGAGGTCGCGCGCATCGTGCCCGAGGACCGGCTGCTGGTGGAAACGGACGCGCCGTACCTGAGCCCGGTGCCGATGCGGGGCCGGCGGTGTGAGCCGGCCTTCGTCCTGCACACCGCGCGCGCGATCGCCGCGCTCCGCAGGATCCCGCCGGAATCGCTGCAAGTCGTGGTAGAGCGGAACGCACGCCGCGTCTTCGGCGTTGTGGACGAGAGACCCCCGGCCGCGAACACCGAACGGCCGGCGCAGAGAGGACGATGGGGATGA
- a CDS encoding NIPSNAP family protein yields MIYELRVYRCVPGRKADVLARFRDHTMAFFRKHGIHVVGFWETLVGDQDELVYITRYASWEDREKKWGAFQADSEWKRARDKSHEHGWLVEHIRTALLSATDFSPDV; encoded by the coding sequence GTGATCTACGAGCTCCGCGTTTACCGCTGCGTGCCCGGCCGGAAGGCCGACGTACTGGCCAGGTTCCGCGATCACACCATGGCGTTCTTCCGCAAGCACGGAATCCACGTCGTGGGGTTCTGGGAAACGCTCGTTGGCGATCAGGACGAGCTCGTCTACATCACGCGGTACGCGTCGTGGGAAGACCGTGAGAAGAAGTGGGGCGCCTTTCAGGCCGATTCGGAGTGGAAGCGCGCCCGCGACAAATCGCACGAGCACGGATGGCTGGTGGAACACATCCGGACCGCGTTGTTGAGCGCAACCGACTTCTCGCCCGACGTGTAG
- a CDS encoding 2-phosphosulfolactate phosphatase yields MELHVAFLPEEAGDVRRRVAVVVDVLRATTSILTLLERGCAEVLIARDVATVRRYAERAGAGRVRTAGEEGGLAPAGFDFGNSPAAFARAEVEGLRIVMATTNGTRALLAVRAAPLVFAACLRNRAAAARAAAGAAVERGLDLTVVCSGREGRFSLDDAYTAGAIADAVIADVAGREPCTLTDAVLAARALYDAWPDAAALFRQTAAGRNTLAIGLEEDLRYCVMRDCSELVPRVGDGVTLLET; encoded by the coding sequence GTGGAGCTGCACGTCGCGTTTCTCCCGGAAGAAGCGGGCGACGTGCGCCGCCGGGTCGCCGTCGTCGTGGACGTGCTGCGGGCGACGACGTCGATCCTGACGCTCCTCGAGCGCGGCTGCGCCGAGGTCTTGATCGCCCGTGACGTCGCGACGGTCCGCCGCTACGCGGAACGCGCCGGGGCAGGACGGGTGCGCACGGCCGGAGAGGAGGGCGGCCTGGCCCCGGCCGGCTTCGATTTCGGCAACAGCCCGGCCGCGTTCGCGCGCGCCGAGGTCGAGGGCCTCCGGATCGTAATGGCGACGACGAACGGAACGCGCGCGCTGCTCGCGGTGCGGGCCGCCCCGCTCGTGTTCGCCGCGTGCCTGCGCAACCGCGCCGCCGCGGCGCGCGCCGCCGCCGGCGCGGCGGTGGAACGGGGCCTGGATCTCACCGTCGTCTGCTCGGGCCGGGAAGGGCGGTTCAGCCTCGACGACGCCTATACGGCGGGGGCGATCGCCGACGCGGTCATCGCGGACGTTGCCGGGCGGGAGCCGTGCACGTTGACGGATGCCGTGCTGGCGGCCCGCGCGCTCTACGACGCGTGGCCCGACGCCGCCGCCCTGTTCCGGCAAACGGCCGCCGGCCGGAACACGCTCGCCATCGGGCTGGAGGAAGATCTGCGCTACTGTGTGATGCGGGATTGTTCGGAACTCGTGCCGCGCGTGGGGGACGGGGTCACGCTTCTGGAGACCTGA
- a CDS encoding M48 family metalloprotease, with protein MTKRLGICRPAAVLCGVALALAAAVPSAGPSRAATQFPPTADEVKLGTRVSKEIESHYRIVTNPAQVERLTRVGEAITRVVERQDLQYHFKIVDVAGVNALSIPGGWVYVTEGMMRFVRSDDELAAVVSHEMTHINHRHYYIQAARQAHLTPALLVAIALSVLAHSPAPLLAGEISLTSVMNDYQRDLERDADLTGIGYLTKTAYSPVAMLTLMEHLAQASRLTGQPDPTGLEDHPLPQERVAYIRDDLARRHVPIIRRRAEDYLRISLDPAQPAAGAPVTIRVDGQPILTLGATVNGQTPADRATALTGRLDAFFNRDPAPFEVRAVALAGGWSVVGGEMPLFDIAPQDAAFAQTTAEALAGDIHSRLARVIAAAPYNRKF; from the coding sequence ATGACAAAGCGCCTCGGAATCTGCCGCCCGGCCGCGGTGTTGTGCGGCGTCGCGCTCGCCCTGGCCGCGGCCGTGCCGTCCGCGGGGCCGTCCCGCGCCGCGACGCAGTTCCCGCCGACGGCCGACGAGGTCAAACTCGGGACCCGGGTCTCAAAAGAAATCGAGTCGCACTACCGGATTGTCACGAATCCGGCGCAGGTCGAACGGTTGACCCGGGTCGGTGAGGCCATCACACGCGTTGTGGAACGGCAGGACCTCCAGTATCACTTCAAGATCGTGGACGTGGCCGGTGTCAACGCCCTGTCCATCCCCGGCGGGTGGGTCTACGTCACCGAGGGCATGATGCGCTTCGTGCGATCCGACGACGAACTGGCCGCGGTCGTCTCCCACGAGATGACGCACATCAACCACCGGCACTACTACATCCAGGCGGCGCGCCAGGCGCATCTGACGCCCGCGCTGCTGGTGGCCATTGCGCTGTCGGTGCTCGCTCATTCGCCGGCGCCCCTGCTGGCCGGGGAGATCTCGTTGACCTCGGTGATGAACGATTACCAGCGCGATCTCGAGCGAGACGCCGATCTCACGGGCATCGGCTACCTGACCAAGACCGCTTATTCGCCGGTGGCCATGCTGACGCTGATGGAACACCTGGCGCAGGCCAGCCGCTTGACCGGGCAGCCGGACCCGACCGGGCTCGAGGACCATCCCCTGCCGCAGGAACGGGTCGCCTACATTCGGGATGACTTGGCGCGCCGCCACGTTCCGATCATCCGCCGCCGGGCCGAAGACTATCTCCGGATTTCGCTCGATCCGGCGCAGCCGGCCGCCGGCGCCCCCGTGACGATCCGCGTCGACGGCCAGCCGATTCTGACGCTCGGGGCCACGGTGAACGGGCAGACGCCGGCCGACCGGGCGACGGCCCTCACCGGCCGACTCGACGCCTTCTTCAACCGGGATCCCGCGCCGTTCGAGGTGCGGGCGGTCGCGCTCGCCGGCGGCTGGAGCGTCGTCGGCGGCGAGATGCCGCTGTTTGACATCGCGCCGCAGGACGCCGCGTTCGCGCAGACGACGGCGGAGGCGTTGGCGGGGGATATCCATTCCAGGCTCGCGCGCGTGATCGCCGCCGCGCCCTACAATCGGAAGTTCTGA
- a CDS encoding type IV secretory system conjugative DNA transfer family protein, with the protein LAGSPVPAVRERAGAFAARERRVREAAVTGLLQRLAPWGDPAIDEATAGHWDLGVLGRTPTALYVLLPEAEAGRLQPLVAWLIADLLDTLIEEADRGVRRCPVRVFLDEFRRFGYLAGLSDRLPTLRERGVSVLLGAQVLSQIEEVYGAREARTLVANMETKLIFRAGDLETARLVSAWLGQTTVVAVSQTIGSRGTRATVHPYVRPLAFADDIARIPDGTVLALAGARRPFMLHQARYFEAPARQLLPPLTAPPFPLRPRPSRPAVPPLHAAAPAPVPRAAVVSRRRPAPRPHGGVRV; encoded by the coding sequence GCTGGCCGGGAGTCCGGTGCCGGCCGTGCGGGAGCGCGCCGGGGCGTTTGCGGCGCGCGAGCGCCGCGTGCGCGAAGCCGCCGTGACCGGATTGCTCCAGCGGCTCGCGCCGTGGGGTGATCCCGCGATCGACGAGGCCACGGCCGGACACTGGGATCTCGGGGTGCTTGGCCGGACGCCCACGGCGCTGTACGTGCTGCTTCCGGAGGCGGAGGCCGGGCGGCTGCAGCCGCTCGTGGCCTGGCTCATCGCCGACCTCCTGGACACGCTGATTGAGGAGGCCGACCGGGGGGTACGGCGCTGTCCGGTCCGCGTCTTTCTCGACGAGTTCCGGCGCTTCGGTTACCTCGCCGGGCTCAGCGACCGGCTGCCGACCCTGCGGGAGCGGGGCGTCAGCGTGTTGCTGGGCGCGCAGGTGCTGAGCCAGATCGAGGAGGTCTACGGCGCGCGCGAAGCGCGGACGCTCGTCGCCAATATGGAGACCAAACTCATCTTCCGGGCCGGCGACCTGGAGACGGCGCGGCTCGTCAGCGCGTGGCTCGGGCAGACGACGGTCGTGGCGGTCTCACAGACGATTGGATCCCGCGGAACGCGGGCGACGGTGCACCCATACGTGCGGCCACTCGCCTTCGCCGACGATATCGCGAGGATTCCCGACGGCACCGTCCTGGCGCTGGCCGGCGCGCGCCGTCCGTTCATGCTGCATCAGGCGCGCTACTTCGAGGCGCCCGCGCGACAGCTGCTTCCCCCTCTCACCGCGCCGCCGTTTCCGCTGCGGCCGCGGCCGAGCCGTCCGGCCGTCCCGCCCCTCCACGCCGCCGCCCCGGCGCCGGTGCCGCGCGCCGCGGTGGTGTCGCGGCGGCGTCCCGCGCCGAGGCCGCACGGGGGCGTGCGCGTGTAA
- a CDS encoding MBL fold metallo-hydrolase, with protein MYFKQFLDERCGCASYLIASRQSHEAAAVDPAITIGQYDEVLRERGFRLKYVIDTHVHADHVSGARRLAEKHGAELCLHASAGVTYPFRGLGDGEELPLGQLRLRILHAPGHRPELISVLVVNPPRSPEPSMVLTGDSLLVGDVGRPDFGGGDATVQYESVTRLLRLPDWVAVFPGHFEGPCGKGMCGRPSTTIGFERLFNPLLRLDRPAFISTLTGSVPARPLNMVAIEATNRGREDAAWAMLTSLPPVEEVDVEALDALESGALLLDVREPEEYAYGHVPAAVSLPQAELATRLTEVPGDRPVFVICESGMRSLRAAQFLRQMGYDRVANVRGGTGAWRKSGRRVLTEEGREKPRVVDSEWTHAGGTTTPAAP; from the coding sequence GTGTACTTCAAACAGTTTCTCGACGAACGATGCGGATGCGCGTCGTACTTGATCGCCTCACGACAGTCCCATGAAGCGGCGGCGGTGGACCCCGCGATCACGATCGGGCAGTACGATGAGGTCCTCCGCGAGCGCGGGTTCCGCCTGAAGTACGTTATCGACACGCACGTCCACGCGGATCACGTATCGGGGGCACGGCGCCTGGCCGAGAAACACGGCGCGGAGTTGTGCCTGCACGCGTCGGCTGGGGTCACGTACCCGTTTCGAGGCCTCGGGGACGGCGAAGAGCTCCCCCTCGGACAACTGCGCCTGCGGATTCTGCACGCGCCGGGACACCGGCCGGAACTGATCTCGGTCCTGGTCGTCAACCCGCCGCGCAGCCCGGAGCCGTCCATGGTACTGACCGGCGACTCGCTGCTCGTCGGCGACGTGGGACGTCCGGACTTCGGCGGCGGCGATGCCACCGTGCAGTACGAAAGCGTCACGCGCCTGCTGCGCCTGCCCGACTGGGTGGCGGTGTTCCCGGGACATTTCGAAGGCCCCTGCGGCAAGGGGATGTGCGGCCGGCCGAGCACGACGATCGGGTTCGAGCGGCTGTTCAACCCGCTGCTGCGCCTCGATCGCCCCGCGTTCATCTCCACGCTGACCGGGAGCGTTCCGGCGCGGCCGCTCAACATGGTCGCGATCGAGGCGACGAACCGCGGCCGCGAGGACGCCGCCTGGGCCATGCTCACCAGCCTGCCGCCGGTCGAAGAAGTGGACGTCGAGGCGCTCGACGCCTTGGAGTCGGGCGCGCTCCTCTTGGATGTGCGCGAGCCTGAGGAGTACGCGTACGGCCACGTCCCGGCCGCCGTCAGCCTGCCGCAGGCCGAACTGGCGACACGGCTCACCGAAGTCCCGGGGGACAGGCCGGTGTTCGTGATTTGCGAGAGTGGGATGCGCTCGCTGCGGGCCGCGCAGTTTCTCCGCCAGATGGGCTATGACCGGGTTGCAAACGTACGCGGGGGAACCGGTGCCTGGCGGAAGTCCGGCCGTCGGGTTCTCACCGAGGAAGGGCGCGAAAAGCCGCGTGTCGTCGATTCGGAATGGACGCACGCGGGCGGGACCACGACCCCGGCCGCTCCCTGA
- a CDS encoding FAD-binding oxidoreductase, whose translation MIETADVVVIGGGIVGMGAAFFLSEAGVRDVVVCEQAHVGAGASGRAAGVMMLQVGSETDLRFQLEAIAVHRRLQDEVGTDLHASGCLLLWRSADAAQAAEKREALYADFGVEVDALGPDELRRLFPYLAVDGIVLGTYSAADLWATPLATVQRLAEVTRRRGVVVREGCRVIGIENDGVRAHRVVTQDGAVAAGAVVNAAGAWARGLGELTGVRIPITPRKRQVFVLEPPADVPPDSVFIMEEEEDFYCKTRAEGLIMVCGQPPGEALEPLVEWGYLDDALSRTERLIPAARSRPITGAWAGIRPLSPDGRPFLGPAAGLDGYYVAGGFGGQGFTQGPLGGRLIAELITTGRSSVDLTSYRPDRAVRSPRPR comes from the coding sequence TTGATCGAGACCGCCGACGTCGTGGTCATCGGCGGCGGGATCGTCGGGATGGGCGCCGCGTTCTTCCTGTCCGAGGCCGGCGTGCGCGATGTGGTCGTGTGTGAACAGGCGCATGTCGGCGCCGGCGCCAGCGGGCGCGCGGCCGGGGTCATGATGCTCCAGGTGGGTTCGGAGACCGACCTCCGGTTTCAACTGGAGGCGATCGCCGTCCACCGGCGGTTGCAGGACGAGGTGGGGACCGACCTCCACGCGTCCGGGTGTCTCCTGCTCTGGCGTTCCGCGGACGCCGCCCAGGCGGCGGAGAAGCGCGAGGCGCTGTACGCGGACTTCGGCGTCGAGGTGGACGCGCTCGGCCCCGACGAGCTCCGGCGGCTGTTTCCGTATCTGGCCGTCGATGGGATCGTGCTCGGAACGTACTCGGCGGCCGACCTGTGGGCGACGCCGCTGGCCACCGTGCAGCGCTTGGCCGAGGTGACGCGCCGTCGCGGCGTCGTCGTGCGCGAGGGCTGCCGCGTCATCGGGATCGAGAACGACGGCGTCCGGGCGCATCGCGTCGTGACGCAGGACGGCGCCGTGGCCGCCGGCGCCGTGGTGAACGCCGCCGGCGCCTGGGCGCGCGGCCTCGGCGAACTCACGGGCGTGCGCATCCCCATCACCCCCCGGAAGCGCCAGGTCTTCGTCCTCGAGCCCCCGGCGGACGTTCCGCCCGACTCGGTGTTCATCATGGAAGAGGAGGAAGACTTCTATTGTAAGACGCGTGCCGAGGGGTTGATCATGGTGTGCGGCCAGCCGCCCGGTGAGGCCTTGGAGCCGTTGGTGGAATGGGGGTATCTGGACGATGCGCTGTCGCGCACGGAGCGCCTGATCCCCGCGGCCCGGTCGAGGCCCATCACGGGTGCGTGGGCCGGCATTCGGCCGCTCTCGCCGGACGGCCGGCCGTTTCTGGGGCCGGCGGCCGGACTCGACGGTTACTACGTGGCCGGCGGATTCGGCGGCCAGGGCTTTACCCAAGGACCGCTCGGCGGCCGTCTCATCGCGGAGTTGATCACCACGGGCCGGTCGAGCGTCGATCTGACATCCTACCGGCCCGACCGGGCCGTCCGGTCGCCCCGGCCCCGCTGA
- a CDS encoding muconolactone Delta-isomerase family protein: MRFLVTAEATGAVPNMTPPQVAQMLDTVVVPSLEMLAKWEREGRIHGGSFAGRRGGCMIIDAASNEELADLLMTLPFWGLQDWKITPLTSNEAAVKRVRDMSQRLKSVAGQR; this comes from the coding sequence ATGCGCTTTCTCGTGACGGCCGAGGCGACCGGTGCCGTACCAAACATGACCCCGCCGCAGGTCGCCCAAATGCTTGACACTGTTGTTGTTCCGAGTCTAGAGATGCTGGCAAAATGGGAGCGTGAAGGCCGAATCCACGGCGGAAGTTTCGCGGGGCGAAGGGGCGGTTGCATGATTATCGACGCCGCCTCCAACGAGGAACTCGCCGACCTCCTGATGACATTACCCTTTTGGGGCCTCCAAGATTGGAAGATCACACCGCTTACCTCGAACGAGGCCGCGGTGAAGCGCGTCCGCGATATGAGCCAACGTTTGAAGAGCGTCGCCGGACAGCGATAA
- a CDS encoding LysE family transporter, producing the protein MALAKPDNGATMVLFLKAFVIGLSIAAPVGPIGVLCIRRTLVFGRGVGFASGLGAATADAFYGAVAAFGLTFVQRFFVQNARPLHLIGGGVLLLIGLRTMLAKRDAVVIPGDGAPRVAGLLPAYASTLLLTITNPMTIISFAAVFAVIAPAGGLDSGSAAVTVAGVFSGSAAWWLVLSAGVGAVRRAAGATLLGWVGRLSGGVIAGFGAAQLLERT; encoded by the coding sequence GTGGCGCTCGCGAAGCCCGATAATGGCGCCACCATGGTCTTGTTCCTGAAGGCCTTTGTGATCGGGCTCTCGATCGCCGCGCCGGTGGGGCCGATCGGCGTGCTGTGTATCCGCCGGACGCTTGTTTTTGGCCGCGGCGTCGGATTCGCGTCCGGCCTGGGTGCCGCCACGGCGGACGCGTTCTATGGCGCCGTCGCGGCGTTCGGGCTCACGTTCGTGCAGCGATTCTTCGTGCAGAACGCCCGGCCGTTGCATCTCATCGGTGGGGGCGTACTGCTGCTGATCGGGTTGCGGACCATGCTCGCGAAGCGGGACGCCGTCGTGATTCCGGGCGACGGCGCTCCGCGAGTCGCGGGACTGCTGCCGGCCTACGCGTCGACATTGCTCCTGACCATCACGAACCCGATGACGATCATCAGTTTCGCGGCGGTCTTCGCGGTGATCGCGCCGGCCGGCGGCCTCGATTCTGGGTCGGCCGCCGTTACGGTCGCCGGCGTGTTTTCCGGGTCTGCCGCGTGGTGGCTGGTGCTGAGTGCCGGCGTGGGTGCGGTCAGGCGCGCTGCCGGTGCCACGCTCCTCGGCTGGGTCGGCCGGCTGTCCGGCGGCGTGATCGCCGGATTCGGCGCCGCGCAACTCCTCGAACGGACGTAG